A genomic window from Haladaptatus caseinilyticus includes:
- a CDS encoding WD40/YVTN/BNR-like repeat-containing protein: protein MTSLTSSRRGFVPFYRRYTKTWIHALATAGLTAFGMLTFAHRGFAVVAVAVYVLPPLILYFRGADVSGVESSADGTGTSDVTSNSKPNPEATAGVDTSDEAVAAKDSDEPTETTPAKKPHWATAETPTDRTLFDAVATAEGAYAVGEDGVVLADDTTSDSEWQVLLSDGPGADGNTLRGADTTADGGSVWFAGNSGSLGRLDSETARHTDYSAPSGITDNWADIAVSGTDDDATILLVNGSGHVLRGRYRDSDLAWVGPTKPGSGSSLCAVTFVDRSVGYCCDTNDSVFETTDGGETFREIGVGGVNGTLTDIAAIARGDCAVTDDDGVLHRYADGNWTPTRLGDDPLRGLARNDDRVVVCGANGVVYERARADSTAEWERIVTTANEFRGVTVGANRGIAVGAGGTIVERVLPESRGNPSDR, encoded by the coding sequence ATGACCTCCCTCACCTCTTCTCGTCGCGGATTCGTTCCGTTCTATCGGCGCTACACGAAGACGTGGATACACGCGCTTGCGACGGCGGGATTGACCGCGTTCGGGATGCTCACGTTCGCGCATCGAGGGTTCGCGGTCGTCGCCGTCGCCGTCTACGTTCTCCCGCCACTCATCCTCTATTTCCGCGGTGCGGACGTTTCCGGTGTCGAATCGAGCGCCGACGGAACTGGGACATCGGACGTCACTTCGAATTCGAAGCCGAATCCGGAGGCCACTGCAGGTGTGGATACGTCCGATGAGGCAGTCGCCGCGAAGGATTCCGACGAACCGACCGAAACGACGCCAGCGAAAAAACCGCATTGGGCGACAGCCGAGACACCGACCGACAGAACGCTGTTCGACGCCGTCGCCACGGCTGAGGGTGCCTATGCGGTCGGTGAAGACGGGGTCGTGCTCGCCGACGATACAACGTCGGACTCCGAGTGGCAGGTCCTCCTTTCGGACGGTCCGGGCGCGGACGGAAATACCCTCCGCGGCGCGGACACGACGGCGGACGGAGGGAGCGTCTGGTTCGCCGGTAACAGCGGTTCCCTCGGTCGTCTCGATTCGGAAACCGCCCGACACACGGATTACTCGGCCCCCTCGGGAATCACCGACAACTGGGCGGATATCGCCGTCTCCGGAACGGATGACGACGCGACGATACTGCTCGTCAACGGTTCCGGTCACGTGCTACGAGGTCGCTATCGGGATAGCGACCTCGCATGGGTCGGGCCCACGAAACCCGGAAGCGGGTCGAGCCTCTGTGCCGTGACGTTCGTGGACCGGTCCGTCGGCTACTGCTGTGATACGAACGATTCAGTGTTCGAAACGACCGACGGCGGAGAGACGTTCCGGGAAATCGGCGTCGGTGGTGTAAACGGAACCCTCACGGATATCGCGGCGATCGCCCGTGGTGACTGCGCCGTTACCGACGACGACGGCGTTCTCCACAGGTACGCCGATGGAAACTGGACGCCGACCCGACTCGGAGACGACCCCCTCCGGGGGCTCGCACGGAATGATGATCGGGTAGTCGTCTGTGGAGCGAACGGAGTCGTCTACGAACGCGCAAGGGCCGATTCGACGGCGGAGTGGGAGCGAATCGTGACGACAGCGAACGAGTTTCGAGGGGTCACCGTCGGCGCCAATCGCGGGATAGCCGTCGGGGCCGGAGGGACGATAGTCGAGCGGGTCCTGCCTGAGTCGCGGGGAAACCCCAGCGACCGGTAG
- the mce gene encoding methylmalonyl-CoA epimerase, with protein sequence MHIDHLGIATDDASELATLYADLFDAPVAHEEEFDGLRVVFLEFGESYFELLEPMEKGTISRYLDSRGAGIHHVALRTDDIEDALETAREHGVELIDDEPRLGAWGHDVAFLHPKSTGGVLIEFVEH encoded by the coding sequence ATGCACATCGACCATCTCGGTATCGCAACAGACGACGCGAGCGAACTGGCGACCCTCTACGCCGATCTTTTCGACGCACCAGTCGCCCACGAGGAGGAGTTCGACGGCCTGCGCGTCGTCTTCCTCGAATTCGGCGAGAGCTACTTCGAACTGCTGGAGCCGATGGAGAAGGGAACCATCTCCCGCTATCTGGACAGCCGCGGAGCCGGAATTCACCACGTCGCGCTTCGAACCGACGACATCGAGGACGCGCTCGAAACGGCCCGCGAACACGGCGTCGAACTCATCGATGACGAACCTCGCCTCGGCGCGTGGGGGCACGACGTTGCCTTTTTGCATCCGAAATCGACGGGTGGCGTGCTCATCGAGTTCGTCGAGCATTGA
- a CDS encoding NUDIX hydrolase, whose protein sequence is MSLAERMRVEIDDRAERLRNRYGDVSVCETTVENDPEFFAHGRELAEDGWLGDAGAFVTDGDGRALFIRHPNAPETWGVPGGGHEPGESHTETALREVREETGIECEITGVWCARRKTIVLETDREQRLHALTVHFDARAMETAGTSTDDEEVLEAKWFTNPPEPVFDFLEPKVEAWAHSEE, encoded by the coding sequence ATGTCGCTGGCCGAGCGGATGCGAGTTGAGATAGACGACCGAGCCGAACGGTTGCGAAACCGATACGGCGACGTTTCGGTTTGCGAGACGACCGTCGAAAACGATCCCGAATTTTTCGCCCACGGCCGCGAGCTCGCCGAAGACGGTTGGCTCGGCGATGCAGGTGCATTCGTAACCGATGGCGACGGACGGGCATTGTTCATTCGCCATCCGAACGCCCCCGAAACGTGGGGCGTTCCGGGCGGCGGCCACGAACCGGGTGAGAGCCACACGGAAACGGCACTCCGGGAAGTTCGAGAGGAGACGGGTATCGAATGCGAGATAACCGGCGTCTGGTGCGCCCGACGTAAAACGATCGTGTTGGAGACAGATCGGGAACAGCGACTGCACGCGCTAACTGTTCACTTCGACGCACGGGCGATGGAAACGGCGGGAACATCGACCGACGACGAAGAGGTTCTGGAGGCGAAGTGGTTCACGAATCCACCCGAACCCGTATTCGACTTCCTCGAACCGAAAGTCGAAGCTTGGGCTCACAGCGAGGAGTGA
- a CDS encoding beta-CASP ribonuclease aCPSF1: MSKVEQQLEDLKATITSELPSDISVSDVKYEGPELVVYTRDPKKFAQNGDLIRKLASQLRKRITVRPDPDVLSRPNTARQDILEVIPDEAGVTDLDFHVDTGEVVIEAEKPGMVIGKHGSTLRQITQEVGWTPEVVRTPPIESSTVSNVRNFLKQEREDRRDILEKVGRQIHREEMSNEEWVRITTLGCCREVGRASFILSTPETRILIDCGDKPGSDDVPYLQVEEALGAGASTIDAVVLTHAHLDHSALLPLLFKYGYDGPIYTTEPSRDLMGLLQLDYLDVAAKEGRVPPYESEMVREAIKHTIPLEYGDVTDIAPDVKLTFHNAGHILGSSVTHFHIGDGLYNVAFSGDIHYEDTRLFNGAVNDFPRVETLVLESTYGGRNDYQTDQADSEERLKEVINETYEKGGKVVIPAFAVGRSQEMMLVIEEAMRNGDIPTMPVHLDGMIWEATAIHTTYPEYLRDDLRDRIFHDDENPFLAPQFNHIDGGEDERQDVADGDPAIILSTSGMVTGGPIMSWLEHLGGDPDNTMVFVGYQAQGTLGRRIQTGWDEIPLNGRGGRNKTLSLEMDVETVDGFSGHADRAGLMNFVKTMNPRPEKVLCVHGDESSTQDLSSSLYHEFNIRTFAPKNLETFRFK; encoded by the coding sequence ATGAGTAAAGTAGAGCAACAACTCGAAGACCTCAAAGCAACGATTACGAGCGAACTGCCGAGCGACATTTCGGTGTCGGACGTAAAATACGAAGGACCCGAACTCGTCGTCTACACGCGCGATCCGAAAAAGTTCGCGCAGAACGGAGACCTGATTCGGAAACTAGCGAGCCAACTTCGAAAGCGAATTACGGTTCGCCCCGACCCGGACGTACTTTCACGACCCAACACTGCCCGACAGGATATCCTCGAAGTGATCCCGGACGAAGCGGGCGTCACTGACCTCGATTTCCACGTCGATACCGGCGAAGTCGTTATCGAAGCCGAAAAGCCGGGAATGGTCATCGGCAAACACGGCAGTACGCTCCGGCAAATCACGCAGGAAGTCGGCTGGACGCCCGAAGTCGTTCGGACGCCGCCGATCGAATCCTCGACGGTGTCGAACGTTCGAAACTTCCTGAAACAGGAACGCGAAGACCGGCGCGACATTTTGGAGAAGGTCGGTCGGCAGATTCACCGCGAGGAGATGAGCAACGAGGAGTGGGTTCGTATCACCACACTCGGCTGCTGTCGTGAAGTCGGTCGCGCGAGTTTCATTCTCTCGACACCGGAGACGCGAATTCTCATCGACTGTGGAGACAAACCCGGTTCCGACGACGTGCCGTACCTCCAAGTCGAGGAAGCGCTCGGCGCGGGTGCGAGCACCATCGACGCGGTGGTGCTCACCCACGCTCACTTGGACCACAGCGCCCTCCTTCCCCTCCTGTTCAAATACGGCTACGACGGCCCGATTTACACGACCGAACCGAGCAGAGACCTGATGGGGCTGCTCCAACTCGATTACCTCGACGTGGCCGCAAAGGAAGGCCGCGTTCCCCCGTACGAAAGCGAGATGGTTCGGGAAGCGATCAAACACACCATCCCGCTCGAATATGGCGACGTGACGGACATCGCACCAGACGTGAAACTCACGTTCCATAACGCTGGCCACATTCTGGGGTCGTCGGTCACGCATTTCCACATCGGAGATGGGCTGTACAACGTCGCGTTCTCGGGTGACATTCACTACGAGGACACTCGCCTGTTTAACGGCGCGGTCAATGACTTCCCACGCGTGGAAACCCTCGTCCTCGAATCGACCTACGGTGGACGAAACGACTACCAGACCGACCAAGCGGACTCCGAGGAGCGACTCAAGGAGGTCATCAACGAGACGTACGAGAAAGGCGGCAAAGTCGTCATCCCCGCGTTCGCGGTGGGGCGCTCACAGGAGATGATGCTCGTCATCGAAGAAGCGATGCGAAACGGCGACATTCCGACCATGCCGGTACATCTGGACGGAATGATTTGGGAGGCGACTGCCATTCACACGACGTACCCCGAGTATCTCCGTGACGACCTTCGCGACCGGATCTTCCACGACGACGAGAACCCGTTCCTCGCGCCACAGTTCAACCACATCGACGGCGGCGAGGACGAGCGACAGGACGTCGCCGACGGCGACCCGGCGATCATCCTCTCCACCTCCGGGATGGTCACCGGCGGCCCCATCATGTCGTGGCTCGAACATCTCGGCGGCGACCCGGACAACACGATGGTCTTCGTCGGCTACCAGGCACAGGGGACGCTCGGTCGGCGCATCCAGACAGGATGGGACGAGATTCCACTCAACGGACGTGGCGGGCGCAACAAGACGCTCAGCCTCGAAATGGACGTCGAGACGGTCGATGGCTTCTCCGGTCACGCCGACCGCGCCGGTCTGATGAACTTCGTGAAGACGATGAACCCGCGCCCCGAGAAGGTGCTCTGTGTCCACGGTGACGAGAGTTCGACCCAAGACCTCTCCTCATCGCTCTACCACGAGTTCAACATCCGAACCTTCGCGCCGAAGAACCTGGAAACGTTCCGGTTCAAGTAG
- the proS gene encoding proline--tRNA ligase, translating into MSNDQELGITESKSHSPGDWYAEVVQKAGLADYAPMGGFIVTRPRGYALWEGVQNHLDAWFKDTGAQNAYFPALIPESYLERESDIVEGFDPEVAWVTHGGHDELEERLAFRPTSESIITPFMSQWVRSHRDLPLRLNQWCSVIRWEATDTKPFFRTKEFLWQEGHTAHETEDEAWDETMTRLSQYERLYEDVLGIPVIRGRKPEHDKFPGAHTTTTVEALMPDGKSVQGGTSHYLGQGFAEAYDLTFTDENEDESPAHTTSWGLSWRALGALIMTHSDEQGFVCPPALAPEQVVIVPIWQEENREEVLSYAEGIANDLEAAGVRVELDDRDERNPGFKFNEWELKGVPVRFEIGPHEVEDDEVTVVHRPDGESVVEDRVGIADAMADHFTVVYDKMYEAAEENLEDNIREADSREDILGTIGQHGGYVKAPWCGDEECEEAIKEPISAEIVMVPLDRDEKPIGDECAICGDVAEETAYFAKSY; encoded by the coding sequence ATGAGCAACGACCAGGAACTCGGCATCACCGAGTCGAAGTCACACAGTCCCGGCGACTGGTACGCCGAAGTGGTACAGAAGGCAGGGCTCGCGGATTACGCCCCCATGGGTGGGTTCATCGTCACTCGCCCCCGCGGGTACGCCCTCTGGGAGGGAGTCCAGAACCACCTCGACGCGTGGTTCAAAGACACGGGTGCACAGAACGCCTACTTCCCCGCACTCATCCCCGAGAGCTACCTCGAACGCGAGAGCGACATCGTGGAAGGGTTCGACCCCGAGGTGGCGTGGGTAACACACGGTGGGCACGACGAACTCGAAGAGCGACTCGCCTTCCGGCCGACGAGCGAGAGCATCATCACGCCGTTCATGAGCCAGTGGGTGCGTAGCCATCGCGATCTGCCACTGCGACTCAACCAATGGTGTAGCGTGATTCGATGGGAGGCGACCGACACGAAGCCGTTCTTCCGCACCAAGGAGTTCCTCTGGCAGGAGGGACACACCGCCCACGAAACTGAAGACGAAGCATGGGACGAGACGATGACTCGCCTCTCTCAGTACGAACGGCTCTACGAGGACGTGCTGGGAATCCCGGTCATTCGCGGCCGAAAACCGGAACACGACAAGTTCCCCGGTGCACATACCACGACGACGGTGGAGGCGCTGATGCCCGACGGAAAATCGGTGCAGGGTGGTACGAGCCACTATCTCGGACAGGGATTCGCGGAGGCATACGACCTCACGTTTACCGACGAGAACGAGGACGAAAGCCCTGCACACACCACCTCGTGGGGACTGTCGTGGCGTGCACTCGGCGCGCTCATCATGACCCACAGCGACGAGCAAGGGTTCGTCTGCCCACCCGCGCTTGCCCCCGAACAGGTCGTTATCGTCCCGATCTGGCAGGAAGAGAACCGCGAGGAGGTTCTCTCCTACGCCGAAGGCATCGCGAACGACCTCGAAGCCGCTGGCGTCCGCGTCGAATTGGACGACCGCGACGAGCGCAACCCCGGCTTCAAGTTCAACGAGTGGGAACTGAAAGGTGTCCCGGTCCGCTTCGAAATCGGCCCCCACGAGGTCGAAGACGACGAAGTGACCGTCGTTCATCGCCCCGACGGCGAATCGGTCGTGGAGGATCGCGTCGGGATCGCAGACGCGATGGCGGACCACTTCACCGTCGTGTACGACAAGATGTACGAGGCGGCCGAGGAGAACCTCGAAGACAACATTCGTGAAGCCGACTCCCGTGAGGACATTCTCGGGACCATCGGCCAACATGGCGGTTACGTGAAAGCGCCGTGGTGTGGCGACGAGGAGTGTGAGGAAGCTATCAAAGAGCCGATTTCGGCGGAAATCGTGATGGTTCCCCTCGACCGTGACGAGAAACCGATCGGCGACGAGTGTGCGATTTGTGGCGATGTGGCCGAGGAGACGGCGTACTTCGCCAAATCGTACTAG
- a CDS encoding metallophosphoesterase produces MASNPIFADEVPHRRIDAEEWKDIYVVGDVHGCRTELEALLDTLSVGDDDLVVFVGDLIRKGPDSLGVLELVRSNDNLLSVRGNNEEKLLRGDTVLSEFGPAEREYVASLPVAISWDDSLVVHGGVDPRKSLSDHSIDDLQTTRSLRPDGSYDRPFWFERYDGPRRVFFGHTVLEQPIERTLTVGLDTGCVYGGSLTAYDYRHDEFVVQPSVGTGKERSDDSIVTPQSS; encoded by the coding sequence ATGGCCTCGAATCCGATATTCGCCGACGAAGTGCCGCACCGCCGAATCGACGCGGAGGAATGGAAAGACATCTACGTCGTCGGTGACGTTCACGGCTGTCGGACCGAACTGGAAGCGCTTCTCGATACGCTCTCGGTCGGTGACGACGACCTCGTGGTGTTCGTCGGCGACCTGATTCGAAAAGGCCCGGACAGTCTCGGGGTTCTCGAACTGGTTCGGTCGAACGACAACCTGCTCTCGGTTCGGGGAAACAACGAGGAAAAGCTCCTTCGAGGTGACACCGTCCTTTCCGAATTCGGCCCGGCCGAACGCGAGTACGTGGCGTCGCTCCCCGTGGCGATTTCGTGGGACGATTCGCTCGTCGTTCACGGCGGTGTCGATCCGCGAAAATCACTTTCAGACCATTCTATCGACGACCTCCAGACGACGCGCTCCCTGCGACCCGATGGCAGTTACGACCGTCCGTTCTGGTTCGAACGGTACGACGGGCCTCGACGGGTTTTCTTCGGGCACACGGTGCTCGAACAGCCAATCGAGCGCACGCTGACAGTCGGCCTCGACACCGGATGCGTCTACGGTGGGTCGCTTACTGCCTACGATTACCGGCACGACGAATTCGTCGTCCAACCCTCAGTCGGCACCGGGAAGGAACGAAGCGACGATTCCATCGTCACACCCCAGTCCTCGTGA
- the ppk1 gene encoding polyphosphate kinase 1 has product MSEHELPADDGYSENRQNRDESENRGKNEQLPKDIDLSDSEYYLNRELSQLEFQKRVLHEALDERNPLLERVKFLAIFTTNMDEFFRKRVGGLKQQMAANVTETTPVGRTPVEQWEEVLGIAREMFTTQSAVYADEIHDALADEGIDIVPHDDLAPGERQELREYFQSSVLPTLTPLTFDPAHPFPFISNLSLSLAVLTRESNDDEPVFSRVKIPGNRPRLVQIGTDTTLVPLEEVVAANLDLLFPNTEIIHHSTFRVTRNAEVAKNEEVAEDLIDMIESVLRERRFATVVRLEIEADMPDRVRELLVEQLGVDEREVFERPTPLGFDDFMPLVELDEPGLKLDTWTPQPHPRLSPTDDELDIFEEIRSDDVLVHLPYHSFDETVQKFLEQAATDPNVLAIKLSLYRTASDSKVVQSLIEAARNGKQVAVMVELKARFDEQNNLDWGKRLEEEGIHVAYGTLGYKTHSKTALVVREEADGVRLYSHIATGNYHSETAKTYTDLGLFTADREIGQDLTDLFNFFTGHTHHEDYRSLLIAPGNMREQFTWLIRNEAELAREGKDARIIVKMNALEDPKMVEELYRAGMAGVDIDLIVRDICRLRPGVKAVSETVNVYSIVGRFLEHSRIYYFGNDGDPRYFIGSADWMTRNLDDRVETIAPVTDPDLRSELQTILDVMRNDNRKCWEMNSDGTYRQRQPGDERSRDTHRTLIKRVQHVDE; this is encoded by the coding sequence ATGTCAGAACACGAGCTTCCAGCAGATGACGGGTACAGCGAGAATCGACAGAACCGCGACGAGAGCGAGAATCGAGGGAAAAACGAGCAACTACCGAAGGATATCGACCTCTCCGACTCGGAATATTATTTAAATCGCGAACTGAGCCAACTGGAATTTCAAAAACGTGTGCTCCACGAGGCACTCGACGAGCGAAACCCACTGCTCGAGCGCGTGAAGTTTCTCGCTATCTTCACGACGAACATGGACGAGTTCTTCCGCAAGCGTGTCGGCGGACTGAAACAGCAGATGGCCGCAAACGTAACCGAAACGACACCAGTCGGCCGAACGCCAGTAGAACAGTGGGAGGAAGTCCTCGGCATTGCACGCGAAATGTTCACCACACAGTCGGCGGTTTACGCTGACGAGATTCACGACGCACTCGCAGACGAAGGAATCGATATCGTTCCGCACGACGACCTTGCTCCCGGCGAGCGGCAGGAACTTCGGGAGTATTTCCAGAGTTCGGTTCTCCCGACGCTGACGCCGCTCACGTTCGACCCAGCACATCCGTTCCCGTTCATTTCCAACCTCAGTCTATCGCTCGCGGTGTTGACTCGGGAGTCGAACGACGACGAACCGGTTTTTTCGCGGGTGAAAATTCCGGGCAACCGACCACGCTTGGTGCAAATCGGGACCGACACGACGCTCGTTCCTCTGGAGGAAGTCGTCGCCGCGAACCTCGATTTGCTCTTTCCGAACACCGAGATAATCCACCACTCCACGTTTCGAGTGACGCGAAACGCGGAAGTCGCGAAAAACGAGGAGGTCGCGGAAGATCTCATCGACATGATCGAATCGGTGTTGCGCGAACGCCGATTCGCGACGGTCGTCCGGCTCGAAATCGAGGCGGACATGCCGGATCGAGTTCGCGAACTGCTGGTGGAACAGCTCGGCGTCGACGAACGTGAAGTGTTCGAGCGACCGACTCCACTCGGATTCGACGATTTCATGCCGCTCGTCGAGCTGGACGAACCGGGGTTGAAACTCGACACGTGGACGCCACAACCACATCCCCGGCTGTCGCCGACGGATGACGAACTCGACATCTTCGAGGAGATTCGGTCGGACGATGTGCTCGTCCATCTTCCCTATCACTCGTTCGATGAAACCGTCCAGAAGTTCTTAGAACAGGCCGCCACGGACCCGAATGTGCTGGCTATCAAACTCTCACTCTATCGTACTGCCAGCGATTCGAAGGTCGTCCAGAGCCTCATCGAAGCGGCACGAAACGGCAAACAGGTCGCCGTGATGGTCGAACTGAAAGCGCGATTCGACGAGCAGAACAACTTGGATTGGGGCAAGCGTCTCGAAGAGGAGGGGATTCACGTTGCATACGGAACCCTCGGTTACAAAACCCATAGCAAGACTGCACTCGTCGTCCGTGAGGAGGCGGATGGAGTGCGGTTATATTCACATATTGCGACCGGAAACTATCACTCCGAAACCGCGAAGACGTACACCGACCTCGGATTGTTTACGGCCGACCGGGAAATCGGTCAGGATCTGACTGACCTGTTTAACTTCTTCACCGGACACACCCATCACGAGGATTATAGATCGCTCCTCATTGCACCTGGCAACATGCGCGAGCAATTTACGTGGCTAATTCGCAATGAGGCCGAACTCGCCCGTGAGGGGAAGGACGCGAGAATCATCGTGAAAATGAACGCGCTCGAGGATCCGAAAATGGTCGAAGAGCTCTATCGGGCAGGAATGGCAGGTGTGGATATCGACCTCATCGTTCGAGATATCTGTCGCCTCCGACCCGGAGTGAAAGCGGTCAGCGAGACGGTGAACGTGTACAGCATCGTCGGCCGTTTCCTCGAGCATTCCCGAATCTATTACTTCGGAAACGATGGCGACCCACGCTATTTCATCGGCTCTGCCGACTGGATGACGCGGAACTTGGACGACCGGGTCGAGACCATCGCCCCCGTTACCGACCCGGACCTCCGCTCGGAACTCCAAACGATTCTCGACGTGATGCGTAACGACAATCGAAAATGCTGGGAGATGAATTCGGATGGTACCTATCGGCAGCGCCAACCGGGGGACGAACGATCCCGGGACACGCATCGAACCCTCATAAAACGTGTACAACATGTAGATGAGTAG
- a CDS encoding Lrp/AsnC family transcriptional regulator, translating to MAEVNLDGKDFKILRWLDREGDIDVDEVSEELGISTSTVYYRLDKYRKQGILSGTVSKLDARELGLELTAITEIRSDYGPGYEGIGDDLCEISGVQTVYFMLGDKSFTVVAHLRDHDHLQEYIDDIIHTEGVEHSSTQVVLQTFKDESRLLVNYDDDDLQQLIDSE from the coding sequence ATGGCCGAAGTCAATCTCGATGGAAAGGACTTCAAAATCCTGCGCTGGCTCGACCGGGAGGGTGATATCGATGTGGACGAAGTGAGTGAGGAACTGGGTATCAGTACCTCGACCGTCTACTACCGACTCGATAAATATCGAAAACAAGGGATTCTTTCAGGAACGGTCTCGAAACTCGACGCTCGTGAACTGGGCCTCGAACTCACCGCTATCACGGAAATTCGGAGCGACTACGGACCGGGATACGAGGGAATTGGAGACGATCTCTGCGAAATTTCGGGGGTACAGACCGTTTACTTCATGCTCGGGGATAAATCGTTTACCGTCGTTGCTCACCTGCGAGATCACGACCATCTACAGGAGTACATCGACGACATCATCCACACCGAAGGCGTCGAACACTCCTCGACACAGGTCGTGCTACAGACGTTCAAAGACGAATCGAGATTGCTGGTCAACTACGACGACGACGACTTACAGCAGCTCATCGACAGCGAATAA